A stretch of Vigna angularis cultivar LongXiaoDou No.4 chromosome 4, ASM1680809v1, whole genome shotgun sequence DNA encodes these proteins:
- the LOC108331661 gene encoding DEAD-box ATP-dependent RNA helicase 1-like: protein MDEENQQSVPVLPWMRHPVDVTHCEQLSLCRVPFLDRRLKSALENLEISKLFPVQVALWQETIGPGNFERDLCINSPTGSGKTLAYALPIVQKLLPTSTVKCLRALVVVPTRDLALQVKQVFDHIALPLGLRVGLAVGQSSVADEISSLVYLPGDKEGVDPGFLSPFWFQSKVDILVATPGRLVDHVNFSRGFTLKHLHYLVVDEADRLLREDYQSWLPTVLKLTQSSNNDYGGDDVFQLGFPYSPWSRRTCGVEKGSNPHSRLAKVVLSATLTRDPGRLVKLNLHHPLFLSAGKMRYRLPENLESFKLICERKVKPLYLVALLKSLGEEKCIVFTRSVDSTHRLCNLLNCFEDLQIDIKEYSGRQHQRVRSKTLNEFRKGQFQVLVSSDAMTRGMDVEDVRNAINYDMPKYIKTYVHRAGRTARAGQTGRCFTLMSKDEVGRFNRLMKKAEASACLEHTVPSHLIKELHSTYQSALSKLKEIILESRRKPKDKSCQ from the exons ATGGACGAAGAAAACCAACAAAGTGTGCCGGTTCTGCCATGGATGCGCCACCCCGTCGATGTCACTCACTGTGAACAACTCTCCCTTTGCAGAGTTCCTTTTCTGGACCGCAG ATTAAAGTCAGCGCTAGAAAACTTGGAAATCTCAAAGCTGTTCCCAGTTCAAGTTGCGCTATGGCAAGAAACTATTGGACCAGGTAACTTTGAGCGAGACCTTTGTATAAACTCGCCCACAGGAAGTGGCAAAACCTTGGCCTATGCTCTTCCCATCGTGCAAAAGTTGTTGCCTACTTCCACTGTCAAGTGCCTTCGTGCTTTGGTTGTGGTTCCCACCCGCGACCTTGCCTTGCAGGTTAAACAGGTTTTCGATCATATTGCATTGCCATTAGGCCTGCGTGTGGGGTTGGCTGTTGGTCAATCTTCGGTTGCTGATGAGATATCTAGTCTCGTTTACCTACCGGGGGACAAGGAGGGTGTAGATCCTGGGTTTTTGTCTCCGTTCTGGTTTCAAAGTAAGGTGGACATATTGGTGGCAACCCCCGGAAGGCTTGTGGACCATGTCAACTTTTCTAGGGGTTTCACATTGAAGCATCTTCATTATCTT GTGGTTGATGAAGCTGATCGGTTGCTCCGTGAGGACTACCAGTCCTGGTTGCCCACCGTACTTAAATTAACCCAATCTAGCAACAATGATTATGGTGGTGATGATGTTTTCCAATTGGGGTTCCCTTATTCTCCCTGGAGTAGAAGAACATG TGGAGTTGAGAAGGGGTCTAACCCTCACTCTAGGCTGGCAAAGGTGGTTTTGTCTGCGACATTAACTCGAGATCCAGGAAGGCTTGTTAAGCTTAATTTGCATCACCCTTTGTTCCTCAGTGCTGGCAAAATGCGGTATAGGCTCCCAGAAAATTTGGAATCATTCAAACTG ATCTGTGAAAGAAAGGTCAAACCCCTGTACTTGGTTGCCCTTTTGAAATCCCTAGGAGAAGAAAAATGCATAGTTTTTACAAGATCTGTGGACTCAACACATCGTCTATGCAATTTGCTGAATTGTTTTGAAGATCTGCAAATTGACATCAAAGAGTATTCTGGTCGTCAACATCAACGTGTAAGAAG CAAGACACTGAATGAATTTAGAAAAGGGCAGTTTCAAGTGCTTGTATCTTCTGATGCAATGACTCGTGGAATGGATGTAGAAGACGTAAGAAATGCTATTAATTATGACATGCCCAAATACATAAAGACTTATGTTCATCGAGCTGGCAGGACTGCAAGAGCTGGCCAGACTGGGCGTTGCTTTACATTGATGTCAAAAGATGAG GTTGGACGGTTTAATAGGTTGATGAAAAAGGCTGAGGCTAGTGCTTGTCTTGAGCATACTGTTCCCTCCCATTTGATTAAAGAACTTCATAGTACCTACCAATCAG CACTATCAAAATTAAAGGAGATAATATTGGAGAGTCGCAGGAAGCCCAAGGATAAGTCCTGTCAATAG